A genomic segment from Glycine max cultivar Williams 82 chromosome 1, Glycine_max_v4.0, whole genome shotgun sequence encodes:
- the SFERH-2 gene encoding ferritin-2, chloroplastic yields the protein MALSCSKVLSFYLSPVVGGGDVPKKLTFSSFLGLSKGVGGSRSSRVCAASNAPAPLAGVIFEPFQELKKDYLAVPIAHNVSLARQNYADDSESAINEQINVEYNVSYVYHALFAYFDRDNIALKGLAKFFKESSEEEREHAEQLIKYQNIRGGRVVLHPITSPPSEFEHSEKGDALYAMELALSLEKLTNEKLLHVHSVAERNNDPQLADFIESEFLYEQVKSIKKIAEYVAQLRLVGKGHGVWHFDQKLLHDEDHV from the exons TGCTCCAAAGTTTTAAGCTTTTATCTCTCGCCCGTTGTGGGTGGTGGTGATGTTCCGAAAAAGctcactttttcttcttttttgggtCTTTCTAAGGGTGTTGGTGGAAGCAGGAGCTCGAGGGTGTGTGCTGCTTCAAATGCACCCGCACCACTCGCTGGGGTCATATTTGAACCATTTCAAGAGCTCAAGAAGGATTATCTTGCTGTTCCGATTGCACACAATGTTTCCTTGGCTCGTCAGAACTATGCAGATGACTCTGAATCTGCAATCAACGAGCAGATCAA TGTGGAATACAACGTTTCCTATGTGTACCACGCCTTGTTTGCGTACTTCGACAGAGACAACATAGCTCTCAAAGGACTTGCAAA GTTCTTCAAGGAatcaagtgaagaagaaagagagcATGCCGAGCAGCTTATAAAGTATCAG AACATTCGTGGTGGACGAGTGGTGCTGCACCCAATCACAAGTCCTCCCTCGGAATTTGAGCATTCGGAAAAAGGGGATGCCTTGTATG CCATGGAACTAGCTTTGTCTTTGGAGAAGTTGACGAATGAGAAACTTCTGCACGTTCACAGT GTGGCAGAACGTAACAATGATCCTCAATTGGCAGACTTCATTGAGAGCGAGTTCTTGTATGAGCAG GTTAAATCGATTAAAAAGATTGCAGAGTATGTGGCTCAACTGAGATTAGTTGGAAAGGGTCATG GTGTGTGGCACTTTGATCAAAAGCTTCTTCACGATGAAGATCATGTATAA